A window of Planctomycetota bacterium genomic DNA:
CTCGAATGAAGGGACCGATCTCGAGCCCCATGAATCGCCGCCGCCCCACCGAGGCCAGTCGGGCCACCGCTTCCCGCGCCAGCCGCCGGGCTCCCTCGAGGGCGCCGGCGTGGCGCTTCAGGTTGGCCGCCGCCGTCTGGATGAGTCCCTGGTAAAATTGCGCCTCCGGCCCCTTCCGGCCCGCCTGGTGCCAGAGCCCTTCGAGCGCCTCGTGACACTCCCACCAGTACGCGAAATTGTAGAGATCCACGCCGTAGAGATATGTCTCGTTCTCCCGCCAGCGCTCGGGCGGAACAAAGGGCGGCGGGACTTCCGGAGTCCCGTAGGCATGCCCGCGCGGGTCCCGCCGCGGATGCGGATGGAGCCCCGCCACGAACCGGTACGGCGGAAAGGGCCGCGTGCTGTAGCGCGGCCAGGACGGATCCGGCGGCGCAGGCTCGACAAGCGTCACGCGCGCATGATACAATCCCCGCTCGGATCATGACGGAAGTTCTCACCGTCGAGCAGCCCTGCCGCCTGGAACTGGAATGCCTCCCCGACGTCCACGTCCCCGGCCCCTCGTCTCTCGAGCTGGCGCGGTACCTTTTCTCCGTGAAGGGGAAGACCGTCCTCGACCTCGGCTGCGGCACGGGTCTTTTCGCGCTCGTGGCGGCCCGGCTGGGCGCCCGCGAGGTCTGGGCCACCGACCTCTCCTCCGCCGCCGTCGAGGCGACCCGGCGCAACGCCGCCCGCAACGGCCTGGAGATTCACGTCAAGCAGGGGGACCTTTTCGAGCCCGTCCGGGGCCGTCGCTTCGACGTCATCGTCACCAACCCGCCTCAGACGCCGGCGCCGCCGGAGGCCCAGGGACCCAAGTTCGGCGGCGAGGACGGCCTGCGCTACTTCCGCACGATCCTCCGCGAGGCGCCGCGGTACCTCGACGACGGCGGCCAGCTTCTCACCTTTCTCCTCTCTCTGGCCGACACCGCCACCTTCGAGCGTCTGCTCGCGGAAAACTTCCGCTACCGGCCGCTCCCCAAATCCCGGCGCGAATTCAGCCGCGAGGAATACGACGGGTATTGGCCCGGCCTCTTCGAGTTCCTTCTGGAGCGCCGCCGGCGGGGGCGGGCGGAATTCGAGGAAGAGAACGGGCGCTTCTTCTGCTGGGTCCGTTACTACATGGCGATGAAAAAATGAGGCGCCTGGTCGTCAACGCGGACGACCTGGGCGCGGGCGAAGCGCGCGATCGCGGGATCCTCGAGTCCCACCGGCACGGCGTCGTCACCTCCGCCTCGGTCCTGGCCCAGGGCCCTTCGTGGCGCGGCGCCCTGCGGCTTCTGCGCGAACATCCGTCGCTCGATCCCGGCGTCCACATCAACCTCAGCGAAGGGCGCCCCCTGTCGCCGCGCGCCCGGACGCTCGTCGATCCCAGGACGGGTCTCTTCTGGGGCAAGCGCGAAGCCCGCCG
This region includes:
- a CDS encoding DUF309 domain-containing protein, whose product is MTLVEPAPPDPSWPRYSTRPFPPYRFVAGLHPHPRRDPRGHAYGTPEVPPPFVPPERWRENETYLYGVDLYNFAYWWECHEALEGLWHQAGRKGPEAQFYQGLIQTAAANLKRHAGALEGARRLAREAVARLASVGRRRFMGLEIGPFIRGVHDYHLDEDRGSPPLIRLEP
- a CDS encoding methyltransferase; this translates as MTEVLTVEQPCRLELECLPDVHVPGPSSLELARYLFSVKGKTVLDLGCGTGLFALVAARLGAREVWATDLSSAAVEATRRNAARNGLEIHVKQGDLFEPVRGRRFDVIVTNPPQTPAPPEAQGPKFGGEDGLRYFRTILREAPRYLDDGGQLLTFLLSLADTATFERLLAENFRYRPLPKSRREFSREEYDGYWPGLFEFLLERRRRGRAEFEEENGRFFCWVRYYMAMKK